AAATATAAAATCGCTTTATCGCACGGGAATTGCCGGCCCTCGTTTAAGTCCAGGTTGAAACTCATCCACTCCTGGTCTGTTGTTAGCCGCATCCATTTCCTTTTGGGCAGCAGCGCGTAGATATTCCTTGAAAGGTGTAACACGGTCCCTGTAGTTGCTTATTTGTGTAACCAGGTAACGTGTTTGCAACGTCCCTCCTTGACCTGCATTAATGTCAGGTACACCCCTTTCTAATGAATAACCCTGAAACACATGAAAATGGCGCCGGCAAGGTAAACCACCGCGCGTTGAACATGGTTGGCAAGTCTCTTGATCTTGCCCATGTGAATCAGTCCTATCTCTTTGAAGGACTGGGGTATCGTGCGGATAATTGTCCGGAGTGGATTCCATGGGATGACTGGGTTCAAATCATGAATCGCTTGCATGAGGAAGTGGGCTCAGACACAGATTTGAGGAAGGTTGGCTACGATGTGTTCAAGGCCCCGTCTGCTATCTTTCTTCTTCGCCTGGTAGGCTTCTTTGCTGATCTTGGCAGCATGTTGATGCGCATGAATGAACTGATCATGCGGACGTTCTTCAAGGGTCTTGAGTTTGAAACCAAAATTGACAAAGCCCGCAGTATTTGCGAAGCGCACATCACCATCCCTGAGCACCTGACAGCTTCCCGCTCTTTTCTTGTCATGTCGGCTTCTGCTTATGAGGCCATTTTTCAGCAGCTGAAAATCGACTACAAAGAATTCGAATACAGCTGTACCGACCGAAAGGCTGTGTACTCTTTCAATTATCAGGCTTCGATGGGAATGTTGGCAAGCCTCCGCCGGATGTACCGGGTGATTGTTGGGGCTGATTACGCGGTGCGTCAGATTGCTGCCAATGAAGATGAACTGCGGCGGCGACTCGAAATTGTAGAGGCTGCGCGTGCCGAGGCAGAGGTGCTGCGCGCCAAGGAGCATACTGCACGAGAAATAGCGGAAGAAGCCTTGCAGGTGCGACAGCGTTTTTTGGCTGTTATGAGCCACGAATTGCGCACACCGCTGAATCACATTATCGGATGTTCGTCCATTCTGTTGTCGGAAGAGCTTGAGGATGACAAGCGCGACTATGTAGACATTATTCAGCGTTCATCTTACAATTTGCTAGAGCTTATCGAGTTGGTGCTCGACTTTACCAGTGCCGGCACGTTGTCTGGCGAGACACCTCAAAGCATGTCGATTTATGACCTGCTGGATCCACTGATCGAGAAGGCGAGGTACGATTGTCAACTCAAGAGTCTGGCTTTTGAGTATCCGGAACTTGAAGGTGAAGAGCGCTATGTGGTTGTGTATGCCGGCCATCTAAAACGCATATTGCGACTCCTGCTCGACAATGCCATTAAGTTTACCTCGGAAGGTGTTATCCGATTGTCCGTTTCTTTCGACTCAGACAGCATGCTGGTAATCGCAGTAGAAGATACCGGAATAGGCATCCCGGAGAACTGGCAAGCAGAGATCTTTGAACCGTTTCGGGCTGTTGATTCTTCAGATACCAGATCAGCCGGTGGCATTGGACTTGGACTAACGATTGCGAGAAAACTTGCACGAGAAATTGGCGGTGACCTCGTCTTGAAAGAGAGCAACCAGGCTGGTTCTAACTTCATTCTCTCTGTGCCCATCAACATGAGTGTGGAACAAGAACGACCTGCAACGGCTACAGAAGAAGGGAAGTCTGAGTAATCTATATCCTGTATGTCAGTAACTGCTGGTACTGCTGTGCCGCACACAACCTCTTTTTCGTTGATCGAAACGATGCATTACAGGCATCGCATACGGTTCCTGTCTGATCACCTTGCCCGCATGGCTGCTTCAGCGGCCCATTTTGCCATCCCGTTCGACAGCAGTGCTGCTAATACTTGTATCAAAGAAGTTATTGCACGCGATATTAAAGGAGATGGCGCGCATAAAGTACGCATAACACTAAATAGCGATGGTGTTTTTGCCGGCACAGCAAGCCGGGTTATTCGGATACCTAGGCGGCATCGAAAGCTTTGCATTTCGCCGCTGTTGGTTGATCAGGCGAATCCTTACTTCCACCATAAAACGACGCGACGGGCGCTGTATGAGTCAGAATTTTCGCGTGCAGGCGCAGCAGGCTATGATGAGGTACTTTTTTTCAATACCCGCGGGATGCTTGCCGAGGGTAGTCGGCACAATGTGTTTGTTCGAATAGCCGGCACCATTTTCACACCTCCGCCGGCAAGTGGTGTTTTGCAGGGTGTGTATCGGAAGCAGATTTTATCCAGGTGCCCACAAATTAAGGTGCGGCCCATTCGACGGGCTGAATTGATGCAGGCATCAGACTTGTATCTGACAAATGCGGTTCAGGGGCTCCGGCGCTACGTCTGTCGCGGCAAATTTGAGGTGCTTAGTTTCCCGAAGCCGGAGAGTACATAATGTGTGCCCAGGGAAGACCGGCGTCCATCAACCAGGGAGCACCTTCCATCGGAGCCTGGCTTGAGAGTCCGGTTGATTCAGTTGTTGCGTAAGGCATGTACATCACATAGAGGGGCCGCACGTCAGATACTTCACCGGTTTCGAGGTTGAGGCTGCTTGCACTACCAAAAAGCTGATACAATGCTGCTGGTTCTTCTGGCATTTTGAGTGTGCCGGCTTCAATTTCATTTAAACGTGTTTCTCTTGATGTATTCCGATCAGCACCTTCTTTTTTGAGTTGGCGGCCGCGCGACATGAAGGGATCCATGGTGTTGTGATAGCAGGCCGCATGAAAACGGTCGTCAAAGGGATTGTCTGCCAGGCAGATGAAATCGTTGTTTCCTGCGCGCAGTTCAATCATGTCACCCGCTTCATTAAAACCCAGGACCTGTGCGCCATCTTTGAGGTCTTCCGGAGCAGGAGATGTCGCGCCGGCAATCTGAATGTCAGCTGCAGGAAGTGATTGAGCGTGCAGCAGGGAGCAGGGGAAAACCAGGGCGATTGCGGAAAGCAGCAACGTAGATACAAGGCACGTGGCAAAGAAACGCATGGGCTTAGGGAGTGATAAGCGTTGGAGAAAATTGAACGCTCCCAATATACTACATCATTTACCTTAAAAGCATACCGTTAATACAGCGATTCGTACGCTTCACGCCATGTTTTTCGCAATGCCTGCAAAAGACTGGCAGCGATTTCGAATTTGTTGTTGTGGATGAGGTTGAGGCAGATCGTGTATGATTGGTCGAGACTTTCTGAAAGGCTGTTGTTTTTTGAGTGCTGCAGGCTCTCAATAAGTACCTGAATTGCTGTGATTGCGTGTGGCGCGTTGCGGGTTGTGCAACCCCAGATGGCTTCGCTGTAAGCGATCATCAAGAGCTCAAAAGGTTTGGCGCCGCAAAGCCGGCCTTTTTTATATCGGGATATGGCGTAAGAACGTTTCACGCAGCATGCTGGTCAGGGACCTCGCTGCCTGCGGGAAGCAGGCAGCGAGGCAATACGCAGGTAGAACTAATTTGGTGGAGGAGAGGATGCAGAGATGTGTTATGGCATTAAAAGATGCGCGATGGGAAGAAGGGGATTGGTGAGGATTGACATTGCTACGCTGGGTGCCGGTGTGATGCAATCGGTAAAGATACCAGCACCCAGTGCAGCGCGGCGAAATTTAGTGACGCAACGCTATTGTCGGGGGCCCTCTCTCTGGAAACAGCGCTTCAATAAACACCGGAAGCGTTGCATGCTCGAAGACAGAAACCGGTTTGGATATGCGTGTTAAGGTTTTACGAGGTGGCCGTTTTGAGATTGTGGTCATTTGCATTTCCGCGTATTAAACGCGACTTAGATAGGAGCTTGTGATTGCTATTAGGCGACTATCCACGAGGAAGGAATCTGGTGAGGATTTTTTATTGGATAGATCACCCGAATGTTTTATCGACCAATTTGTGGCCGACTTAAGCACATAATGGATATTCTCCAAAATTTTTTGGATAAAAGGGCGATTGAGGCCCGTTTGAGGGCCGGCGGTATTGCATCAGCCGCACTCGATCAGGTGGCTAAACTTTTCCAGGATGTAGCGCGCACTATGTGTGGCGCTGGTCTATCGGCTGACAGCAAAGTGATTGCATGCTGGGTGCCCGGCCGGATAGAGGTGCTCGGCAAACATACCGATTACGCCGGCGGATCTAGTTTGCTTACCGCTTCCGAACGCGGATTTGCTGTCCTTGTGTGTCCAGGTCAAACAAACGATATCACAATGCTGGATGCGGGCCGTGGCGTCGCATGCACCTTCAATCCGCAGGGAGATGTGGCCGGCGAACTGCCGCCCTGGGCTTTATATCCACAGACCGTGATAAAACGGATTCGAGCGAATTTTGATATGCCTGCAAAAGGCGGAGTAATCGGATTCAGCAGCAATGTACCACGGGCTGCCGGCATGAGCAGTTCCAGTGCACTTATTATCGTTACCTTTTTAGGATTGTCATGCTTTGGTCCACTGGAAAAACATCCGGGCTATCTTAAGGCGATTAAAACAGAGACCAACCTGGCAGACTACCTCGGGCACATCGAGAACGGCAAATCTTATAAACAACTGATAGGAGATGGTGGTGTGGGTACGCTTGGCGGAAGCCAGGACCATACAGCAATTGTTTGTGCAAAACCACGTCATATACTCCACGCTGCATTTCAGCCGACCCGCGTGATTAACCACGTCCCATTACCCGAAGATCTGGTGTTTTGTGTAGGGGTGAGCGGCGTACGCGCAAAAAAAACCGGTGCTGCCAAAGCTGCTTATAATGCCGCAAGCACGCGGGTTACCAACATCCTGTCGTGGTGGAACGGCCGTTTCAGCCACCATGCAAACTCGCTAGCGGATATTGTGGCTGATGAATCGTTCGACTCGGAGGTCGTTTTGAGTGAACTGGGCGCGCAAGAAGAAGGCCTCCTTGATCGTTTTGTCCAGTTTGTTCGGGAGACCACGCAGCACATTCCCGGAGCGGTTGAGGCCTTGCAGCACGGGGACCAGTTATCGCTCGGTGTACATGTCCGGGGTTCTCTTGCCGATGCGGTCAAGAGATTGGGCAACCAGGTGCCTGAAACGATAGCACTTGCCGGCCTGGCGAGGCCAAACGGCGCTGTAGCTGCTTCTGCATTTGGCGCCGGTTATGGAGGATCGGTTTGGGCGTTGGTTGATAAGGCGCAGGCCGCGGTATTTCTGGATAAGTGGGAGGCTGCATACAGGCAACAGTATCCTGCGCAGGACGAAGCGTCATTTTTTATAGATGAAACGGGGCCGGCTGCTTTCAAACTCTCATCAGTGGCTTAAGGCAAAAACGGCGCATTGGTGAGAATATGCTACAAACAGGGTAATCCGGCGCATTAATTACAAGGACGGAGAGCCTGTATTGCTTTTTATCACCAATAGGTAGACCACATTATGAACGCCCCTAAACAAGCCACCTGGACGATTGCCATTTTCATTGCAGCTGTTGCGATGATCCAGGAATTTAACCTGTTTGATCTGAATCTCGGCGCTTACACCTTTTACATGATGATTGCCAGCGTTGCCTTGCTTGCAATTGCTTCCAAATTAAAAGGCATTTAGGGGCCGGCCGGCCAGTTGGCCGGCTCTTTCTGTTTCCTGCAGATTATTACCCGCGACTTATTTCCCACAGACAGCACGGGTCATTTCTGCTAGGCTTTCTTCCACCGGACCCATCCCCATAGTTGCTCGCCGTTCGTTTACCGTATCTGGTTCTTCTAACGGGGCAAGATGGAGACCTTCATCGGTACACTCCCATATCGGTTGGGTGCCGTAGCGCTGCTTGCGGTCGTGATTGACTGCAACCCGGTCGAACAGATAGGCATAGTTGGATTTGCTAACGCCGTCGTTGTCGAGGTAGGGCGTCATGCGATCCAATGCAAGTACCTGGAAAGCCGGGTCGCGGTCTGCATGCTGCACCAGAAGCCATGCATGCGCTGAGATGCGTTCGCCGAATCTGTGGCTGTCGACCCAGTCATATTGGTCGAGCACGGTCTTCATATACGTAGTTGATTCTACATCAATCAAAACGCCGTAGGCTCTGCTGAGGGCACTGCGCCACAGCTCGGTCCCGGGTTTTCGTTGCTGGCTGAATCGACTATACGCCCTGCGCCGTGCCTGGTCTTCTGCCCATAGCGTGGAGATTTTTTGTTGGACTTCTGCTATGGCAGCATCTTTTGAAGGCTCGAACTTGTCGCGCTTTTTAAGCTTCGTATACTCTTTGGCGTACTGCTTGTCGTAGTCCTTTTTTCCCTTATCAAAGGCTTTGACGCAGGCTTTGTGATTTTTTGATGCCTGGGCAGACGCAACGCCGGCGTCTATCAGCGCAGCGGCAGCCCGCTCTGCGGCCGTAAAGCTACCTTCATCGTCATAGGTCAGTTGCACGGTCGCCAGCCCTGTAGTATCTGCACCTTGTTTGTG
The nucleotide sequence above comes from Bacteroidota bacterium. Encoded proteins:
- a CDS encoding ATP-binding protein; translation: MNNPETHENGAGKVNHRALNMVGKSLDLAHVNQSYLFEGLGYRADNCPEWIPWDDWVQIMNRLHEEVGSDTDLRKVGYDVFKAPSAIFLLRLVGFFADLGSMLMRMNELIMRTFFKGLEFETKIDKARSICEAHITIPEHLTASRSFLVMSASAYEAIFQQLKIDYKEFEYSCTDRKAVYSFNYQASMGMLASLRRMYRVIVGADYAVRQIAANEDELRRRLEIVEAARAEAEVLRAKEHTAREIAEEALQVRQRFLAVMSHELRTPLNHIIGCSSILLSEELEDDKRDYVDIIQRSSYNLLELIELVLDFTSAGTLSGETPQSMSIYDLLDPLIEKARYDCQLKSLAFEYPELEGEERYVVVYAGHLKRILRLLLDNAIKFTSEGVIRLSVSFDSDSMLVIAVEDTGIGIPENWQAEIFEPFRAVDSSDTRSAGGIGLGLTIARKLAREIGGDLVLKESNQAGSNFILSVPINMSVEQERPATATEEGKSE
- a CDS encoding galactokinase family protein, yielding MDILQNFLDKRAIEARLRAGGIASAALDQVAKLFQDVARTMCGAGLSADSKVIACWVPGRIEVLGKHTDYAGGSSLLTASERGFAVLVCPGQTNDITMLDAGRGVACTFNPQGDVAGELPPWALYPQTVIKRIRANFDMPAKGGVIGFSSNVPRAAGMSSSSALIIVTFLGLSCFGPLEKHPGYLKAIKTETNLADYLGHIENGKSYKQLIGDGGVGTLGGSQDHTAIVCAKPRHILHAAFQPTRVINHVPLPEDLVFCVGVSGVRAKKTGAAKAAYNAASTRVTNILSWWNGRFSHHANSLADIVADESFDSEVVLSELGAQEEGLLDRFVQFVRETTQHIPGAVEALQHGDQLSLGVHVRGSLADAVKRLGNQVPETIALAGLARPNGAVAASAFGAGYGGSVWALVDKAQAAVFLDKWEAAYRQQYPAQDEASFFIDETGPAAFKLSSVA
- a CDS encoding aminotransferase class IV; amino-acid sequence: MSVTAGTAVPHTTSFSLIETMHYRHRIRFLSDHLARMAASAAHFAIPFDSSAANTCIKEVIARDIKGDGAHKVRITLNSDGVFAGTASRVIRIPRRHRKLCISPLLVDQANPYFHHKTTRRALYESEFSRAGAAGYDEVLFFNTRGMLAEGSRHNVFVRIAGTIFTPPPASGVLQGVYRKQILSRCPQIKVRPIRRAELMQASDLYLTNAVQGLRRYVCRGKFEVLSFPKPEST
- a CDS encoding DUF6624 domain-containing protein, whose amino-acid sequence is MKCPQSVILTALLLLPALAQAQPLVPLLGAPEDAAAYDYCAWQHKQGADTTGLATVQLTYDDEGSFTAAERAAAALIDAGVASAQASKNHKACVKAFDKGKKDYDKQYAKEYTKLKKRDKFEPSKDAAIAEVQQKISTLWAEDQARRRAYSRFSQQRKPGTELWRSALSRAYGVLIDVESTTYMKTVLDQYDWVDSHRFGERISAHAWLLVQHADRDPAFQVLALDRMTPYLDNDGVSKSNYAYLFDRVAVNHDRKQRYGTQPIWECTDEGLHLAPLEEPDTVNERRATMGMGPVEESLAEMTRAVCGK